Proteins encoded together in one Bradyrhizobium sp. PSBB068 window:
- a CDS encoding metallophosphoesterase, whose protein sequence is MSECAAQRRDVGVLLDPRDGDFEDNAASPEQRSLFAIVGSLLVEISPAKLLFAWTVSLLLPGLLLGLAPLVASAWISSLSQHVLALSEVGAVLALVVIAALGWLGGRPLFQIAETNFWSLNALAVQPSYTFTREALGHLAELLWRTGATPASRIRLRRICSIGAGMLLSAGAALLAVLAWPASQWTATVNDLVLIHRLVVPTFANAVVLVSGYLAVASLAWSVADASMDQPADLAAFDGTPPGGRCWRLAHLSDLHVVGERYGFRIESGTAGPRGNRRFHRVLARLAEIHAVDPLDHVLISGDMTDAGRTGEWAEFLDALAGHPELAARIIMLPGNHDVNVVDRANPARLDLPFSPGKRLRQMRTLSAIAAVQGDRVRVIDGSGKPSATLNQALEPYQDRITQFAQHGGVRRAMAVRGLFDDQFPMVLPPDQDGGLGIAILNSNAETHFSFTNALGLVSEAQTRRLEAAIRHLPTSCWIIALHHHLMEYPMPVKTFAERIGTALINGSWFVRRLQKFSDRSVVMHGHRHIDWIGTCGASKIVSAPSPVMGAADDAVTYFYIHRMVVGPDRKLRLAEPERVEIAGS, encoded by the coding sequence GTGTCAGAATGCGCTGCGCAACGGAGGGACGTCGGCGTGCTGCTTGATCCCCGCGACGGCGACTTTGAGGACAATGCCGCCAGTCCCGAACAACGTTCGTTGTTCGCGATCGTGGGCAGCCTTCTGGTTGAGATAAGCCCGGCGAAGCTGCTATTCGCCTGGACGGTTTCCCTTCTGCTTCCCGGCCTGCTGCTCGGCCTTGCGCCGCTGGTCGCGTCCGCCTGGATCTCGAGCCTTTCGCAACACGTTCTGGCGTTGTCCGAAGTGGGGGCAGTGCTGGCGTTGGTCGTGATCGCGGCGTTAGGGTGGCTCGGCGGGCGACCGCTGTTTCAAATCGCAGAAACAAACTTCTGGTCGTTGAATGCGCTCGCGGTGCAACCGAGCTACACCTTCACGCGCGAGGCGCTGGGCCATCTGGCGGAACTGCTCTGGCGAACCGGCGCAACTCCTGCTTCTCGCATAAGGCTGCGCCGCATTTGCTCAATCGGCGCCGGCATGCTGCTCTCCGCAGGTGCGGCATTGCTCGCGGTCCTGGCCTGGCCTGCTTCGCAATGGACTGCGACCGTCAATGACCTCGTTCTGATCCATCGTCTTGTAGTGCCGACGTTCGCGAACGCCGTGGTGCTGGTGTCCGGCTATCTTGCAGTCGCATCACTGGCCTGGAGTGTGGCCGACGCCAGCATGGATCAACCGGCCGACCTTGCTGCCTTCGACGGGACGCCGCCCGGAGGCCGCTGCTGGCGCCTCGCGCATTTGTCTGACCTTCACGTGGTCGGCGAGCGATACGGCTTCCGCATCGAAAGCGGGACGGCCGGTCCGCGGGGAAACCGACGCTTCCATCGCGTGCTGGCTCGCCTCGCGGAAATCCACGCCGTCGATCCGCTCGACCATGTGCTGATCAGCGGCGATATGACGGATGCCGGCCGGACCGGCGAATGGGCGGAATTTCTCGATGCATTGGCGGGGCATCCTGAGCTTGCAGCACGCATCATCATGCTGCCGGGCAATCATGACGTTAACGTCGTGGACCGCGCCAATCCCGCGCGCCTCGACCTGCCGTTCAGCCCAGGCAAGCGGCTACGGCAGATGCGCACCCTGTCGGCGATTGCGGCCGTTCAGGGCGATCGCGTGCGCGTCATCGACGGTTCCGGCAAACCATCGGCTACGCTGAACCAGGCGCTGGAACCTTACCAGGACCGGATAACGCAATTTGCGCAGCACGGAGGTGTGCGACGTGCAATGGCGGTCCGCGGCTTGTTCGACGACCAATTCCCAATGGTCCTGCCGCCGGACCAGGATGGCGGCCTCGGGATCGCCATTCTCAACTCCAACGCAGAAACCCACTTTTCCTTCACCAACGCGCTCGGTTTGGTTTCGGAAGCCCAAACACGGCGATTGGAGGCCGCAATCCGTCATCTCCCGACGTCATGCTGGATTATCGCGCTGCATCATCACCTGATGGAGTATCCGATGCCGGTCAAGACGTTTGCCGAACGCATCGGGACGGCCCTGATCAACGGCAGTTGGTTTGTACGCAGGTTGCAAAAGTTCTCCGATCGCTCGGTCGTGATGCACGGTCACCGGCATATCGATTGGATCGGTACATGCGGTGCGTCGAAGATCGTCTCTGCCCCGTCGCCGGTGATGGGGGCGGCCGATGACGCCGTCACTTATTTCTATATCCACAGAATGGTGGTCGGGCCGGACCGGAAGCTCCGCCTCGCCGAGCCCGAGCGGGTGGAAATTGCCGGAAGCTAA